The Salvia miltiorrhiza cultivar Shanhuang (shh) chromosome 1, IMPLAD_Smil_shh, whole genome shotgun sequence genome has a window encoding:
- the LOC131006816 gene encoding patellin-3-like, whose product MVSIDFLEKFLRFYIQFLEKNIRKLDFSPEGACTIVQVTDLKNSPGLFMFKKELRQAVNQALQLLQDIIQSSLPNRCSSMCHGGTLLTIG is encoded by the exons ATGGTGTCGATTGATTTCTTGGAGAAGTTTTTGAGGTTCTACATTCAGTTCTTGGAGAAGAACATCAGGAAGCTTGATTTCAGCCCCGAGGGGGCTTGCACGATTGTGCAGGTAACTGATCTCAAGAACTCGCCTGGGTTGTTCATGTTCAAGAAGGAACTGAGGCAGGCGGTAAATCAAGCCCTGCAACTGCTGCAGGATATTATCCAGAGTTCGTTGCCAAACAG GTGTTCATCAATGTGCCATGGTGGTACGTTGCTTACAATAGGATGA
- the LOC131006815 gene encoding uncharacterized protein LOC131006815 isoform X1, translating to MGSDGGGWRGVGRRWVAAAAGQIQCRSGWAVRSKQIRSNSISISVSLSLPRSKQIRADHFSFFLKLRSNWMFYIQFHRILIPQIHCGGASQYGGLSKAGEEGFTSADAAIEETIKPTSKHTIEVPIAKVGMQRLREVKTQAVDYLILLIVGASLGSLIKANDETFGFSAYTYTIIAVFQLLMYQERD from the exons ATGGGGTCGGACGGCGGTGGGTGGCGTGGGGTCGGACGGCGGTGGGTGGCTGCAGCAGCTGGGCAGATCCAGTGTAGATCCGGCTGGGCAGTCCGGTCAAAGCAGATCCGGTCGAATTCTATATCaatctctgtctctctctctcttccccggtcaaagcagatacgggcagaccacttttctttctttctcaaatTGAGGAGTAATTGGATGTTTTATATCCAATTCCATCGGATTTTAATACCTCAG ATACATTGCGGCGGAGCAAGTCAATACGGCGGTCTTAGCAAGGCCGGCGAGGAGGGATTCACGAGCGCCGATGCGGCAATAGAGGAAACTATTAAGCCAACAAGCAAGCACACAATTGAAGTGCCAATTGCTAAG GTTGGTATGCAGCGACTGCGAGAGGTAAAAACACAAGCAGTAGATTATCTGATCCTGTTGATTGTCGGAGCCTCCTTGGGCTCACTCATCAAAGCGAATGATGAAACCTTCGGTTTTAGTGCTTATACATATACGATTATTGCTGTTT TTCAGCTACTGATGTATCAGGAGAGGGACTAA
- the LOC131006815 gene encoding uncharacterized protein LOC131006815 isoform X2: MGSDGGGWRGVGRRWVAAAAGQIQCRSGWAVRSKQIRSNSISISVSLSLPRSKQIRADHFSFFLKLRSNWMFYIQFHRILIPQIHCGGASQYGGLSKAGEEGFTSADAAIEETIKPTSKHTIEVPIAKRLREVKTQAVDYLILLIVGASLGSLIKANDETFGFSAYTYTIIAVFQLLMYQERD, translated from the exons ATGGGGTCGGACGGCGGTGGGTGGCGTGGGGTCGGACGGCGGTGGGTGGCTGCAGCAGCTGGGCAGATCCAGTGTAGATCCGGCTGGGCAGTCCGGTCAAAGCAGATCCGGTCGAATTCTATATCaatctctgtctctctctctcttccccggtcaaagcagatacgggcagaccacttttctttctttctcaaatTGAGGAGTAATTGGATGTTTTATATCCAATTCCATCGGATTTTAATACCTCAG ATACATTGCGGCGGAGCAAGTCAATACGGCGGTCTTAGCAAGGCCGGCGAGGAGGGATTCACGAGCGCCGATGCGGCAATAGAGGAAACTATTAAGCCAACAAGCAAGCACACAATTGAAGTGCCAATTGCTAAG CGACTGCGAGAGGTAAAAACACAAGCAGTAGATTATCTGATCCTGTTGATTGTCGGAGCCTCCTTGGGCTCACTCATCAAAGCGAATGATGAAACCTTCGGTTTTAGTGCTTATACATATACGATTATTGCTGTTT TTCAGCTACTGATGTATCAGGAGAGGGACTAA
- the LOC131006815 gene encoding uncharacterized protein LOC131006815 isoform X3, which yields MGSDGGGWRGVGRRWVAAAAGQIQCRSGWAVRSKQIRSNSISISVSLSLPRSKQIRADHFSFFLKLRSNWMFYIQFHRILIPQIHCGGASQYGGLSKAGEEGFTSADAAIEETIKPTSKHTIEVPIAKVGMQRLREVKTQAVDYLILLIVGASLGSLIKANDETFGFSAYTYTIIAV from the exons ATGGGGTCGGACGGCGGTGGGTGGCGTGGGGTCGGACGGCGGTGGGTGGCTGCAGCAGCTGGGCAGATCCAGTGTAGATCCGGCTGGGCAGTCCGGTCAAAGCAGATCCGGTCGAATTCTATATCaatctctgtctctctctctcttccccggtcaaagcagatacgggcagaccacttttctttctttctcaaatTGAGGAGTAATTGGATGTTTTATATCCAATTCCATCGGATTTTAATACCTCAG ATACATTGCGGCGGAGCAAGTCAATACGGCGGTCTTAGCAAGGCCGGCGAGGAGGGATTCACGAGCGCCGATGCGGCAATAGAGGAAACTATTAAGCCAACAAGCAAGCACACAATTGAAGTGCCAATTGCTAAG GTTGGTATGCAGCGACTGCGAGAGGTAAAAACACAAGCAGTAGATTATCTGATCCTGTTGATTGTCGGAGCCTCCTTGGGCTCACTCATCAAAGCGAATGATGAAACCTTCGGTTTTAGTGCTTATACATATACGATTATTGCTGTTT AA